A stretch of Canis lupus baileyi chromosome 7, mCanLup2.hap1, whole genome shotgun sequence DNA encodes these proteins:
- the CDKN1A gene encoding cyclin-dependent kinase inhibitor 1: MSEPSRDALPIPHGSKACRRLFGPVDSEQLRRDCDALMASCVQEARERWNFDFVTETPLEGDFAWERVRGLGLSKVSLPAGPRGGRDDLGGGKRPGTSPALLQGTAQEDHLDLSLTCTLLPHSPERPEASPGVPGTSQGRKRRQTSMTDFYHSKRRLIFSKRKP, from the exons ATGTCGGAGCCGTCCAGGGACGCCCTGCCCATCCCTCATGGCAGCAAGGCTTGCCGCCGCCTCTTCGGCCCCGTGGACAGCGAGCAGCTGCGCCGGGACTGTGACGCGCTGATGGCCAGCTGTGTGCAAGAGGCCCGGGAGCGATGGAACTTTGACTTCGTCACCGAGACGCCGCTGGAAGGCGACTTTGCCTGGGAGCGCGTGCGGGGCCTGGGCCTGTCCAAGGTCTCCCTGCctgcggggccccgggggggCCGGGATGACCTGGGAGGGGGCAAGCGGCCCGGCACCTCGCCTGCCCTGCTGCAGGGGACAGCTCAGGAGGACCACCTGGACCTGTCGCTGACCTGCACCCTCCTGCCTCACTCCCCTGAGCGGCCTGAGGCATCCCCGGGTGTGCCTGGCACCTCTCAGGGCCGAAAACGGCGGCAGACCAGCATGACAG ATTTCTATCACTCCAAACGCCGGCTGATCTTCTCCAAGAGGAAGCCCTAA